A segment of the Parcubacteria group bacterium ADurb.Bin159 genome:
AAAGAGAAAAAATAAGCCCTAGCCCGGAAGAAATTGAAGAAGAAATAAAAAAAATAGCTGAATTAGAAAAAGACAGCAAAAAAGCTCGGGAGCAGTTGAATACAGAGGCGGTGAAAAACTATATTAAAAATTTATTAATTAATAGAAAAGTAATAGATAGATTCAAAAAATAAGCGGGTGTAGTATAACGGTTATTATATAGCCTTGCCAAGGCTAAGAAGGCGGTTCGATTCCGCTCACCCGCTCCATTTACAGAATTAAATCAATTTTAATTTTTGATATATTGTTATGTTTGATAAAAAATTAGAAACTATGGAAAAAGTAGAAACAATCATTGGCTCTGGAGTTAAAGTTGAGGGAACATTTGCTTCTTCGGGTAATGTTATTGTAAGAGGAGAGGTTCAGGGTTCTTTAGCCACTAAAGGAGATCTTAGAGTAGAAGATGGCGCAATTGTTAAGGCTGAAGTAAAGGCGGGCAATGCTTATGTCGCTGGAAAGATAAAAGGGAACTTAACGATTGAGGGAAAATTAAGCTTATCTTCCACGGCTAACATTGAGGGAGACATTAGCTGTTCTTCCTTTTTAGTGGAAGAAGGAGCAACAATAAATGGCCATTGCTCTATGGGCAATAAACTAGAAATCAAAGAAGAACCCGAAGAGGAATAGAACTTGAAACAAAAGATACAGATCAAAATTAAGGTGTTTTGCTTCGCAAATTATATTAATTAAAAAATTATTAAAGGCAGTTCTCTTAATTTTGTATTAATTTGTATTTTGGAATTCCGCGTGAGCGGGAGTTTCAAAGAAATTTTTGAGTTTTGACTTTTTAACATGTATTACTATTTATACGATAGTTTTTTGGTTGATAAAAAATATAAAAAGTTAGTTGCTGATATTGAAACTAGAGCATCAGAATTGGGAATAAGTGGGAAAATAATAAAACTTTCGCTTTTGAAAAATGTTAAAGAGGTAGTAGAAGATATTTCAAAGGAAGAAAACCCTACTATTGTTATTGTTGGGCGAGATAAAACGTTTTCTGAAGCTGTTTCGGCAAATTGGAAAAGTAAAAATACTTTATTTGGATTTATTCCAGCAGGCGGTTATTCTGAACTGTCTTTTATTTTAGATCTACCTAAAGGAGCAGATGGCTGTGATGTTGTTTCCCAGCGAAGAGTTTTACAAATGGATTTAGGCAGAGTGAACAATTCTTTATTTTTTACTTATTTGGAGTTTAGTGCTAAAGATGTTCTTCTCTCTTCACCACTTGGTTGGCAAATTATTCCTAAACATTGCTCTAAAATAAGAGTAATTAATTTAGGTTTTCGCCAAAATCCCGTTCCTGGTTCAACAGAATTTTTAGTCAGTCAGCCGCAAGATGAATATTTAGAAATAGTTACCCTTAAAAGAAAAACAAAATATTTTATTCCTTTAAAAACAGAAACCATAGATAGTCTTTTTTTTGTTAAACAAATTCAAATTAAATCGACAAAAAAAGAAAATAATTTATTCATAGAAGAATCTAAACAAACAATTAAATCGCCTTTTAATATTAAAATATCTTCTCGTAAAGTGAAAATTATTGTAGGAAGAGAGAGAATGATATAAAAGTTTTGTATTCTGAGATTTGAATTTTTATTATGTTTTCTAAAATATATTCAGCGGCAGATATAGGGCTAGAAGCAATTTTAGTGGAGGTTGAAGCTAATGTGGTTAAGGCCTTTCCTCGTTTTAATATTGTGGGATTAGCTGACAAAGCTGTTCAAGAGTCCAAAGAAAGGGTGGAGGCGGCTATCAAAAACTCTTCTCTTGAATTCCCTTCACGCAGGAGAATTACTATTAATTTGGCTCCAGCAGACATAAAAAAAGAAGGACCAATTTATGATCTTCCTATTGCAGTAGGGATATTACTTGCCTCAGGTCAAATTCAAAACAACTTATTTCCTAAAAAGGCTTTTTTTGTGGGAGAGCTGTCACTAAAAGGAGAAGTCCGCTATGTTAAAGGGCTGCTTCCTATGCTTATTACTGCCAAGGAAGAAGGGATAAAAGATATTTTTTTACCTAAAGACAATATAGAAGAGGCGAATTTGGTTTCCGGTTTAAATCTTTGGCCATTAGAAAATCTTAAAGAGATAGTGGCTCATTTCAACGGGAAAAAAGAATTGAGATCTTTTGAGAGCAAGGGTTTAGGGGCGAATATTCCTCAACCCAGATACGAATTTGATTTCAGCTCAATAAAAGGTCAAAATTATGCCAAAAGAGCTTTGGAGATTGCTGCTGCTGGTGGGCATAATGTCATAATGATTGGCCCACCGGGCTCAGGAAAAACTTTTTTAGCTCGAGCACTTCCTTCAATCCTCCCCCCTATGAACGAAGAAGAAGTTTTGGAAGTAACTAAAATTTATAGCGCTGCGGGTTTTCTTCGTCCTAACCAAGGATTAATTTACCAAAGACCTTTTCGTTCTCCCCATTATACTATTTCTGACATTGCCTTGGTGGGCGGAGGGCAGATTCCTCGGCCCGGAGAAATTACCTTGGCTCATCGGGGAGTTCTTTTTTTAGATGAGGTTTCTCAATTTTCTCGTAATGTTTTAGAATCTTTGCGTCAACCCTTAGAAGATGGGGTTATTTCTGTGGCGCGAGCAAGAGCCAGATATATTTTTCCTGCACGTTTTATTCTTATTATGGCGGAAAATCCTTGTCCTTGTGGTTATTATGGAGACCCGGAAAAAGAATGCCGCTGCACGGCTTCACAAATTTTAAATTATAAAAAGAGACTTTCTGGGCCCCTTTTAGACAGAATTGACATTCATCTTGATGTCCCTAGAGTTAAAATTGAGGATTTAATTAAAAAACCCTCAGAAGAAGATTTAAAAACTACTGAGGAGATAAGGAAAAGAGTTAAAAAAGCGCGGGAAATTGCTAGAGAGCGCTATCAAGGAGAAATTTTTACAAATTCGGAAATGAGTGCAAAATTAATTGAAAAATATTGCCCTTTAGATGAAGAAAAAGAAACGCTTCTTAAAAGAAGTTTAAAAGAATATTCTTTGTCTGCTCGTTCTTATAGTCGTATATTAAAAGTAGCCAGAACAATTGCTGATTTAGCCGGAGAAGAAGAAATAACTACTGCTGATTTGGCTGAAGCCATTCAATATAGAGTAAAATTAGAGGAAGAAATATAAAAAAATCGCTTTTTGGAAGCGATTTGGATTTAATAAAATTTGAATCTTCAATTATTTAAAATATATATAGCCAATAATTTTCCAGCCATTTTGCCAATCAAGGGTTCTTCGTAAAGTGCGTTTTGAATATTGTTGGCTCCCTATAGCGTTTAATTCAGAAAAAGTTACGGTGTCATTATCAAAATCTTCTACATAAGCAACATGTCCGTAACGTTGGCATAGCCAACTGCTACAAGTCATTACAATAATAGCTCCTTTTTCTGCAGTGTATCCTGTGCGATAACCAGCATTTTGGGCATTAGTCCACCAAGTTTTAGCATTCCCCCAAGAAGGTACACAAAGGCCTTGTAATGTAGCCCATTTGAAAGCTACCCAATCAGTGCAATTACCATAAGCAAATTTATGACATTGAGTATTGTTCCGCCAGTTTTGGTAATTAGTGTAATTTTCTGATACATATTGGGGTTTAGTAGCCGTTGATTTAGGTTTTGCTGGTGCTGGTGCAGGGAGAGGCGCTCCATCAGGAATGATAAGGGTTTCTCCCACTTGTAAATTAGAAGCGTCTTCCGAGTCATCAAAGTTAAATTCAATAATTTTTTCTTCTGATACCTTATACTTTGAAGCAATAGAAGAGATATTCTCTCCTTTTTTGACTTTATGGGTTAAACCATTAACCGGCAATATTTTTAATTCGTCTCCCGGGTGAAGAATGCTCCAGTAGGTTAGATTATTTTCCCAAAGAATAGTAGACCAATTAAGATTAAATTTGTCGGCAATGCCTGAAATAGTGTCTCCTTGCTCTACTACATAGGTTTGAATAGTGCTTCTTGTCTGAGGGGCTTCTTTGTCAAAGGAAAGTTCGGGTATGATTATCGCTGATTGTTCCTTATCTAAAGGTAAAGCCTCTTGGTTCGAGGCAATTTTAAAATCAGCTTCTGTTGATTCATTTTTATCTAAAATTGGCAAAATAGTTTCTTCGTCAAGAGAAGCGGAAGAGACATAAGTGTCACTTGGGGTTTCTTGGCTTAAAAGAAGAGGAGAAGTAGCGCTTTTTATATTAGAAGTTTCTGAAAAAGAAGCAATCAGGGCAATAATAATAACTAAAACAAAAGCGCCTTTTTGATAATTATCCCGCTTATTTCTCTTTATTTGAAGAAAAATTTTACTTAGAGGGTCCATAATTTTGAGTATTTTACCTAAAATTAAAGATTCCTGCTTAATTTATAGTAATTATTGTAGAGGAAATAGATTTTTCGTCAAGGGGATAACCCAATCTTGGTTTTTTAAGCGATTTTTGTTATATTTTATTTAAAATATTATGACTTTAGATGAAATTTTTAAAACAGCTGTGGACAGGAAAGCCTCTGACGTTCATTTAATGGCGGACGAACCAGTGGTTTTTCGTATTAATGGGATTTTAATAAGGCAGAACGATTGGCCGGTTTTAAAAAAACAAGAGATTTTCTCTTTGGCGCAATCCGTTTTGGACGAAAGAGCAAAAAGGCGTTTAGAAAAGGACAAAGAAGCTGACCTTTCTTATGAAATAGGGGATAAAATTAGGTTTAGAATCAATCTTTTTTGGCAAAAAGGAGGATTATCTTTAGCCGCCAGGGTTATTTGGCCAAAAATTCCTACTTTGGAGGAGATTAGAGCACCCCTTATTATTTATGAGCTTTTAAAATTAAAACAAGGATTGATATTGGTTACCGGGCCAACAGGTTGCGGGAAATCAACCACTTTAGCGGCAATGGTTGATTGGCTGGACAATCACTATCCCTACCATATTATTACTTTAGAAGACCCTATTGAGTTCTCTTTTACTTCCCATAAATCTTTGATAAGCCAAAGAGAGATGGGGAAAGATTTTGTTTCTTTTGCTCAGGCTTTGCGCCATATTGTTCGCCAAGACCCTAATGTGATTATGGTAGGAGAAATGAGGGATTTAGAAACCATTTCTTTGGTTACCACCTTGGCTGAAACAGGACATCTTATTTTAGCCACTTTGCATACTCCCAATGCCCCTCAGACTATTGACCGTATTGTTGATGTTTTTCCCTCTTCTCAACAGCCCCAGATTCGTCTGCAATTGGCTTTATGTCTTAAAGCAATTATTGCCCAGCAGTTAGTTCCTCATCTTTCTGGCGGACGCATTGCTGCCCGGGAAGTTATGATTAATACCCCGGCTGTTGCCACTTTAATTAGAGAGAATAAAATTGTTAACATCTCCAATGTTATTCAAACAGGGGCTAAAGACGGCATGCAAACAATGGACCAAGATTTAGAAAAGCTTTATCAATTGAAACAAATCTCTCGGGAAACACTTCAATCTTTTGCTACTTATCCCATTAATTAAACAAAGACCTGATGTTTTAAATATTTAAAAATAGTTTAATTTAACTTTTGATTTTTTAGTGCCTCCGTAGTTTAACTGGATAAAGCGCCTGCCTTCGGAGCAGGAAACTGAAGGTTCAAATCCTTCCGGAGGCAATAACTAAATAATATATTTATTTATTTTTTACCTTTGTCATTAAATTTTACCTTAATCAATAATGGAAAAATCAAGATTTTCCATATCATCATCAGACAAAAAATTAGTAATTTCTATTTTAGAAAAAATAAAAGAAAAAGAAGGAAAAGATAGAAGTAATAAATTAGCGATAATTAGTTTTGATTCTTTCTTTGATTTACTTACTCAAAACGAAAAAAAATTAGTGAAAAGAATACAAGAAATAAACCCATGCGACTATGGTTTTAAGGGGCATTATTTGGGGGAGCAAAACATACCGAAAAACCTTATTGTTATAAGCAATCAAAAATATAAATTTGAAGGCAAAATAAAAAAAATAAAAAATCAATATCTTCCTAAAAAAGTTTTTAATGCTTATATAGAACTTAATAAAGCACTTTATAAAGACAGCAAAAAGAAACTTCTAATAGAATCGGGCTATCGATCGCCAGCTTATCAAATGATTGTCTTTTTAAAGTATTTTAATTTTTATAAATTTAATTTTTCAAAAACGCTTAAACGTGTAGCGCTCCCGGGCTATAGCGAACATAGTTATCCCCAAAAACAAGCCGTAGATTTTATTACCGCTGAAGGCATTCCCCAAGATGAAAGCTCTTTAGATTTTACTGAAACTAATGAATATAAATGGCTCTTAAAAAATGCTCACAGATTCGGATTTTATCAATCATATCCATACCCTAATAAGTTAGGAATAATATTTGAATCTTGGCATTGGCAATTTAGAAAATAAAGCCCCCATAGCTTAACGGTAAAGCAGTGGCCTCTTAAGCCATTGATCCGGGTTCGATTCCTGGTGGGGGCACTAAAAATAAAAAAAGGTCGATTTATTTATTAAATATTAATAGTTAGAAGGTAAAAAAAATATGAAAAACAATAAAATTCTTTATATTGTTATAATTGTTTTAGTTTTAGTTGTTGTTGGCAGCGGAGTGTTTTTATTTTTAAATAATAAGGGAGCACAAAAAGAAACTGAGATTAGTCAGTCGACAACTACGTTGCCACCAACTGCAACGCAAGCACCAGAAACCGACAAAACGATGGTTGATTGCAGTGAAGCAAGCGATCCGTCATGTTTCTTAACCAGAATGAGTGAATGCTTACCCGTAACTGCTAAAATGATAGGTTCGGATAGCAAAACAGATATTGAAATAACAATTTTAGGGGTAGAAAATGACAAGTGTCATTTTCAGAGGAAAATAAACAATGTTTTAAATCTTGATTGTTTCTTCCCAAAAGGAACTTTGAATATGGATACTCTTGACCAAACTTTCGGGAATGATAAGGGTTTGCAAAAAGTGGTTGATGATGCCTGTAAACCAGCGGGGTGGTAAATGTGAGTTTTTTTATTAAAGAAGAAATATTAAAATTATTACAGAATAAAAAATAATTATGTTTACTCAATTAAAAAAAAATAAAAGAGCGATTTGGTACCCCACTAACGGAACGAAAGAAATAAAAGGCACTATTTTATTTTTGCCGGGATTCCCCAAATATCCCGGCCGTTCCGAATTTATAGATTTTTTAAATAAAGAACAATATAATGTTTTGACTTTAATGTATAGCGGCACATTTGATAGTTATGGGAAATTTTCCATAAAAAACGCTGTTCAAGATGTAGAATTTTGGTATAAATTTTTAAATGAAGGAATTATCCAATACGGTCCGCATAAAACAGAAAAAGTACAACATAAAGAAATAATTATTTTTGCTACAAGTTTTGGTGGGCTAATTGCTGGCTTATCATTGAAAAAATTTATTTTTCCTAAAATCAATAAAACTATTTTTATATCTCCGCTTTGGAATATGGTTGCCTATAAAGATAATGAGTCTAATCTGCAAATCGCCGACGAGACTTCAGAAATTATGTCTTTTGCATATCCTTTTTCTTATCGATTTAAAAATAAAAAACGTTTTTTCGATCAAATAAAGGGAAAAGTTATAATTTCCGATATGAATAAAAAATTTATAAATCGGAATATTAAACATATAATCTTTTGCGGTGAGTCGGATAAAGTAACTCCCGTAGCTATGTCTAGGGCTCTTGAAGAGGAATATCAGAATTCAAAATTACACATTATCAATGGTGGGCACTCGAGCAAAATTGAGTGGAAACAATTTAATAAATTAATTAAAGAGGTTATATAAAACAAGAAAAAATCAATGTTGCAATTGCCGGTCTCGGCAATTGTGCCGGCAGTTTAATTGAGGGTCTTACCTATTATCAGCAAATCAAAACAACAGAGGAATTATTGTTTCCTATACTTGGCGAATACTCATTAAATGATATAGAAATTGTAGTGGCGTTTGATATTTCAGTTAGGAAGGCAGGCAAAACTATTAATGAAGCAATTTATGTGTCTCCAAACAATTTTTGTCGCATTGCTAATTTGAAAGTATTGAATAAAGCTCCTGTTTTGCGAGGGTCTACACTTGATGGCAATCCAGAACATCTGCAAAAATTTGTTAAAGAATCTGAAGAAAAAGCAGTTGATATTCCTGAGGTTTTAAAAAAATATAAAGTTGATGTTTTATTAAATCTTCTTCCTACTGGTTCAATGGTTCATATGATATGCTCCGCTTTTTAAAATTTATTAATTTAATAAAACTTAGACGATGATATGTTTTCCAAGAATTTAACGCTTCTTATTACTTTATGGTATACTACCATAATATTGCGTTAAATTTTTGAACCTAAGAAAAGATAGAAAACAGTTTTTTGGAAATAATTAACAAAATAAAGGGAAAATATTTTTATGCCTCATTGCCTCAAAGCTATTAATGTAAAATAATAAAAATAAATTAAATTTTATATTTTAAATTCTAAATTAAACGGCAAACAAGAATTTTCAGATTTTTCTATATTTTTATGTCTTTATTTTGGCTTATTTTCTTAATTCCTTTTTCTTATCTCTGTTTTAAAAAACCCTTATGGGCTTTATGTTTTATTTTAGCCTTTTTGCCTCTTTATCAGATTAGGTTTCATATTATTGTGCCTCTTAGCCTGCTCGAGATTGAAATTTTAATTTTAGCTTTGGTGAATTTAGTTAAATGGGCGATAAAAAAACAGAGAATTGTCTTCCCCCATAAATTAATTTCTTATATAATAGTTGCTTTTTTGATTATAGCTGTTTTAACTATTATTTATTCCCCAAATTTAAAAAAAGCCGCTGGTTTTTGGAAAGCTTATTTTATTGAACCTGTTCTTTTAGCTTTTTTGGCTTTTAATTTAGTTCGTTCTAAAAAAGATTTGCTTCTTTTAGTAAAAAGCCTTTGTGTGGGAGTTTTTTGGATTAGTTTGTGGGCTATTAGCCAAAAATTTTTAGGAGGAGGAGTATTTAGTTTGGAAACTTGGGGAGAGCCAAAAATTTGGCGAGCTACTGGGCCTTTTCCTCATCCCAATTTTTTAGGCCTATATCTTGGACCAATTATTCCTCTTTGTTTAGGATTGTTTTTAGAAGAAAACAGCAAAAAGAGATTTTTTTGGTTAATTTGTTTTTTTCTTGGTTTTATTGCTTTAATTTTAGCGCGTTCAGAAGGAGCTATTTTAGCCACAAGCATAGCCAGCATTTTTTTCTTGTTATTTATTAGCAAAACAACAAGAAAAATAATTATTTGTTTTCTAATTGTTTTTTTGATTTCTTTTTCTTTTAATTTCTTAGGGTTAAAAGATAAAATTATTCCTAAAATTACCTTAGAAGATCTTTCCGGCCAACTTCGTTTGAATATTTGGCAAGGAGCAGTTAAAATGTTAGAAGATTCTCTTATATTAGGAGTGGGTTTAGGCGGTTATGAGAAAATGGCCCCCTTATATCAAGAGAGATATTATAACACTAACGGAGAATTGGTTTCAGTAGAAACCCATCCTTATCCGCATAATCTTTTTTTAGCATTTTATTTAGAACTAGGTTTTTTTGGTTTTTTGTTTTTTTGTTTAATACTCGGATTATTTTTTTCTCATAGTTTTGTTCTTCTTAAAAAACAAAAAGATTTTTTAATATTAGGAGCAGTGTTTTCTATGATAACTATTCTTATTCACGGATTAGTGGACACACCATATTTTAAAAATGATTTAAGTGTTTTGTTTTGGATAATTTTTAGTTTACCTTTGATTTTTAACCATATTTTTTATGAAACAAAAAATTAAATGCTATTCTTCGTTTTTTCTTATTGGCGTTTTTTTGCTTTCGCCTTTTAATAGCGTTATAGTTAATCAAGCGCAAGCGGCTATTGCTCCTGCTGAAGTTATGGAACAAAGTTTAACTGATATCCCCCAGCTAAATCCGGGAGAAAGTCTTACTTTTTGGGTAAAATACAAAAATAATAGCGATGTTTCTTGGATAGGAAGCGGTTCTAGACCTTTATCTATAAGAACGTCTAGTCAAACTAGTTCGTTATATTACGATTCTTCTTGGAATAATCTTTATACCCCATCACGTCTTTCTCAAAACAAAGCAGTTGAACCGGGGCAAGAGATAACTTTTAACTTTATTTTAAGAGCTCCTTTGTCTCCGGGTCTTTATTGGGAAAAATTTAGTTTGTTTATAGGCTCGGAAGAATTAGCCGGGAGCAAAATAGAAGTTCCCCTTAGAGTAGTGGCAACAGCAGAAGCGCTTCCGCCAGTTACTCCACCAGTTACTCCACCCACCCCAAAACCACCAGTAGAAGAAAAATTTTATTGGCAATCCATTCCTAGCCAAATTGAAATTAAAACCGCTGTCCCTCAAATTTCTGAACCGCAAATCGAAGTTGGCCTTTTTTATATTGAACCAACAGAGAAACAAGAATTACCTATTGTTATTGAAGCGTTAAACAACCAAGGCTATGAGGTTAGAGATTCTCAAGGAAATTTATTGGTTCGAGCAACTCAAGGTGATAAATTAGAAATTGAATTTGATTTTAGTATTGAAAGATATTTTATTAGTGAAAACGGTTTTCGGCTTTTAATGACTGACAATCAACTTTATTTTATCCCTTTACAAGAAAATAATATTTTCCAGATTACTTCTTGGGGGAATGGGCCTTTTTGGGGGATGAATGTTAATGATAATCGTTTTTCTGGAAAATTAAGAATCCATTATAATCCTTCTACAGAACGGCTTTGGGTGATCAACGAATTGCCTTTAGAAGAATATTTAGGAGGCATTTGCGAGGTTTCTGATACTTGGCCTATGGAATTTTTAAAAGCTCAAGCTGTTGCTGCTCGAACTTATGCTTATTATCGGATGATTGATCCAAAATATACAAATACCCCCACAGGAGAACCACTTTTCACTTTACAATCTACACAATCTGATCAGGTTTATCGAGGAATAGGGGGTAAAGAAAGAAATCCTAATTTTAATAAAGCTAGAGAAGAAACACGGGGTATTATCGCTACTTATGGTAAAGATCCT
Coding sequences within it:
- a CDS encoding Polymer-forming cytoskeletal, with protein sequence MFDKKLETMEKVETIIGSGVKVEGTFASSGNVIVRGEVQGSLATKGDLRVEDGAIVKAEVKAGNAYVAGKIKGNLTIEGKLSLSSTANIEGDISCSSFLVEEGATINGHCSMGNKLEIKEEPEEE
- a CDS encoding putative lipid kinase, giving the protein MYYYLYDSFLVDKKYKKLVADIETRASELGISGKIIKLSLLKNVKEVVEDISKEENPTIVIVGRDKTFSEAVSANWKSKNTLFGFIPAGGYSELSFILDLPKGADGCDVVSQRRVLQMDLGRVNNSLFFTYLEFSAKDVLLSSPLGWQIIPKHCSKIRVINLGFRQNPVPGSTEFLVSQPQDEYLEIVTLKRKTKYFIPLKTETIDSLFFVKQIQIKSTKKENNLFIEESKQTIKSPFNIKISSRKVKIIVGRERMI
- the comM gene encoding Competence protein ComM gives rise to the protein MFSKIYSAADIGLEAILVEVEANVVKAFPRFNIVGLADKAVQESKERVEAAIKNSSLEFPSRRRITINLAPADIKKEGPIYDLPIAVGILLASGQIQNNLFPKKAFFVGELSLKGEVRYVKGLLPMLITAKEEGIKDIFLPKDNIEEANLVSGLNLWPLENLKEIVAHFNGKKELRSFESKGLGANIPQPRYEFDFSSIKGQNYAKRALEIAAAGGHNVIMIGPPGSGKTFLARALPSILPPMNEEEVLEVTKIYSAAGFLRPNQGLIYQRPFRSPHYTISDIALVGGGQIPRPGEITLAHRGVLFLDEVSQFSRNVLESLRQPLEDGVISVARARARYIFPARFILIMAENPCPCGYYGDPEKECRCTASQILNYKKRLSGPLLDRIDIHLDVPRVKIEDLIKKPSEEDLKTTEEIRKRVKKAREIARERYQGEIFTNSEMSAKLIEKYCPLDEEKETLLKRSLKEYSLSARSYSRILKVARTIADLAGEEEITTADLAEAIQYRVKLEEEI
- a CDS encoding N-acetylmuramoyl-L-alanine amidase; translated protein: MDPLSKIFLQIKRNKRDNYQKGAFVLVIIIALIASFSETSNIKSATSPLLLSQETPSDTYVSSASLDEETILPILDKNESTEADFKIASNQEALPLDKEQSAIIIPELSFDKEAPQTRSTIQTYVVEQGDTISGIADKFNLNWSTILWENNLTYWSILHPGDELKILPVNGLTHKVKKGENISSIASKYKVSEEKIIEFNFDDSEDASNLQVGETLIIPDGAPLPAPAPAKPKSTATKPQYVSENYTNYQNWRNNTQCHKFAYGNCTDWVAFKWATLQGLCVPSWGNAKTWWTNAQNAGYRTGYTAEKGAIIVMTCSSWLCQRYGHVAYVEDFDNDTVTFSELNAIGSQQYSKRTLRRTLDWQNGWKIIGYIYFK
- the pilT_2 gene encoding Twitching mobility protein, producing MTLDEIFKTAVDRKASDVHLMADEPVVFRINGILIRQNDWPVLKKQEIFSLAQSVLDERAKRRLEKDKEADLSYEIGDKIRFRINLFWQKGGLSLAARVIWPKIPTLEEIRAPLIIYELLKLKQGLILVTGPTGCGKSTTLAAMVDWLDNHYPYHIITLEDPIEFSFTSHKSLISQREMGKDFVSFAQALRHIVRQDPNVIMVGEMRDLETISLVTTLAETGHLILATLHTPNAPQTIDRIVDVFPSSQQPQIRLQLALCLKAIIAQQLVPHLSGGRIAAREVMINTPAVATLIRENKIVNISNVIQTGAKDGMQTMDQDLEKLYQLKQISRETLQSFATYPIN
- the vanYB gene encoding D-alanyl-D-alanine carboxypeptidase, with protein sequence MEKSRFSISSSDKKLVISILEKIKEKEGKDRSNKLAIISFDSFFDLLTQNEKKLVKRIQEINPCDYGFKGHYLGEQNIPKNLIVISNQKYKFEGKIKKIKNQYLPKKVFNAYIELNKALYKDSKKKLLIESGYRSPAYQMIVFLKYFNFYKFNFSKTLKRVALPGYSEHSYPQKQAVDFITAEGIPQDESSLDFTETNEYKWLLKNAHRFGFYQSYPYPNKLGIIFESWHWQFRK
- a CDS encoding Alpha/beta hydrolase family protein, with amino-acid sequence MFTQLKKNKRAIWYPTNGTKEIKGTILFLPGFPKYPGRSEFIDFLNKEQYNVLTLMYSGTFDSYGKFSIKNAVQDVEFWYKFLNEGIIQYGPHKTEKVQHKEIIIFATSFGGLIAGLSLKKFIFPKINKTIFISPLWNMVAYKDNESNLQIADETSEIMSFAYPFSYRFKNKKRFFDQIKGKVIISDMNKKFINRNIKHIIFCGESDKVTPVAMSRALEEEYQNSKLHIINGGHSSKIEWKQFNKLIKEVI
- the ino1 gene encoding Inositol-3-phosphate synthase, with the translated sequence MFPILGEYSLNDIEIVVAFDISVRKAGKTINEAIYVSPNNFCRIANLKVLNKAPVLRGSTLDGNPEHLQKFVKESEEKAVDIPEVLKKYKVDVLLNLLPTGSMVHMICSAF
- a CDS encoding O-Antigen ligase; its protein translation is MSLFWLIFLIPFSYLCFKKPLWALCFILAFLPLYQIRFHIIVPLSLLEIEILILALVNLVKWAIKKQRIVFPHKLISYIIVAFLIIAVLTIIYSPNLKKAAGFWKAYFIEPVLLAFLAFNLVRSKKDLLLLVKSLCVGVFWISLWAISQKFLGGGVFSLETWGEPKIWRATGPFPHPNFLGLYLGPIIPLCLGLFLEENSKKRFFWLICFFLGFIALILARSEGAILATSIASIFFLLFISKTTRKIIICFLIVFLISFSFNFLGLKDKIIPKITLEDLSGQLRLNIWQGAVKMLEDSLILGVGLGGYEKMAPLYQERYYNTNGELVSVETHPYPHNLFLAFYLELGFFGFLFFCLILGLFFSHSFVLLKKQKDFLILGAVFSMITILIHGLVDTPYFKNDLSVLFWIIFSLPLIFNHIFYETKN
- the lytB gene encoding Amidase enhancer precursor, yielding MKQKIKCYSSFFLIGVFLLSPFNSVIVNQAQAAIAPAEVMEQSLTDIPQLNPGESLTFWVKYKNNSDVSWIGSGSRPLSIRTSSQTSSLYYDSSWNNLYTPSRLSQNKAVEPGQEITFNFILRAPLSPGLYWEKFSLFIGSEELAGSKIEVPLRVVATAEALPPVTPPVTPPTPKPPVEEKFYWQSIPSQIEIKTAVPQISEPQIEVGLFYIEPTEKQELPIVIEALNNQGYEVRDSQGNLLVRATQGDKLEIEFDFSIERYFISENGFRLLMTDNQLYFIPLQENNIFQITSWGNGPFWGMNVNDNRFSGKLRIHYNPSTERLWVINELPLEEYLGGICEVSDTWPMEFLKAQAVAARTYAYYRMIDPKYTNTPTGEPLFTLQSTQSDQVYRGIGGKERNPNFNKAREETRGIIATYGKDPILAYYFAQSDGRTRNSEEVNMTKDPVPYLKGKIDPPGEGKVMKGHGVGLPQYSGMTAANQGANFSQILKYYYTGIDLTKIY